From a region of the Pseudomonas fulva 12-X genome:
- a CDS encoding carboxymuconolactone decarboxylase family protein — translation MTRIAALTLEQAPSGSRAALEGVQKGLGFIPNAFSTLAHAPAALNGYLALAQALGKSSLNAKEREIAALATSEVNGCDYCIAAHSFFATKAGLDAEQIDQARAGSLDAIATLARQITESRGQLSDEQIAVARQAGLGDAKIVELVAQVTLLTLTNYLNNIADTAIDFPPSA, via the coding sequence ATGACCCGTATCGCTGCCCTCACCCTGGAACAGGCTCCCTCCGGCTCGCGCGCTGCCCTCGAAGGCGTGCAAAAAGGCCTGGGCTTCATTCCCAATGCCTTCAGCACACTGGCTCACGCGCCGGCGGCGCTCAATGGCTACCTGGCTTTGGCCCAGGCGCTGGGCAAAAGCTCGCTGAACGCCAAAGAGCGTGAGATTGCCGCACTGGCCACCTCCGAAGTCAACGGCTGCGATTACTGCATCGCCGCCCATAGCTTCTTCGCCACCAAGGCCGGCCTTGATGCCGAGCAGATCGATCAGGCCCGCGCCGGCTCGCTCGACGCCATCGCCACCCTGGCCCGGCAGATCACCGAAAGCCGTGGCCAACTGAGCGATGAGCAAATCGCCGTGGCTCGCCAGGCCGGGCTGGGCGACGCCAAGATCGTCGAACTGGTCGCTCAGGTGACCTTGCTGACCCTGACCAACTACCTCAACAACATTGCCGATACCGCCATCGATTTTCCGCCATCAGCCTAG
- a CDS encoding AraC family transcriptional regulator: MDRLSVLLKHFNPHAATFHQGAFCGVSDIDGQSAFGHAHLLRAGRLSFRDKHNQLIELSEPSLILVIRPQQHQLVATEADAAELVCATLHFDGGARNPLTLALPDYIVQPLRELPGLSGNLDWLFAEAFGEACGREVVLNRLFELMLIQLLRHLIATGSITSGMLAGLANPRLARALTALHGEPQRAWSVAELADVANMSRASFAAHFRQVVGVTPADYLANWRIGLAQKRLREGRSMALIAAEVGYESPSALARTFRRKVGSSPSQWLQQEGA, translated from the coding sequence ATGGATCGTTTGTCTGTCCTGCTAAAACACTTCAATCCCCATGCCGCCACCTTCCATCAGGGCGCGTTCTGCGGGGTAAGCGACATCGATGGCCAGAGCGCCTTCGGCCACGCCCACCTGCTGCGCGCCGGGCGACTTAGTTTTCGGGACAAGCACAATCAGCTGATCGAGCTGAGCGAGCCGAGCCTGATCCTGGTGATTCGGCCCCAGCAGCATCAATTGGTGGCCACCGAGGCCGATGCCGCCGAGCTGGTCTGCGCGACGCTGCATTTCGATGGCGGAGCCCGCAACCCCCTGACCCTGGCGCTGCCGGATTACATCGTGCAGCCGCTGCGGGAATTACCGGGCTTGAGCGGCAACCTCGACTGGTTGTTCGCGGAAGCCTTCGGTGAGGCGTGCGGACGCGAGGTGGTGCTCAACCGCCTGTTCGAGCTGATGCTGATCCAACTGCTGCGGCACCTGATCGCCACCGGTAGCATCACATCGGGAATGCTGGCCGGCTTGGCCAATCCACGTCTGGCGCGGGCGCTCACTGCCTTGCATGGTGAACCGCAGCGCGCCTGGTCAGTGGCTGAACTGGCCGATGTGGCGAACATGTCGCGGGCCAGTTTCGCGGCGCATTTTCGCCAGGTGGTCGGTGTGACGCCGGCCGATTACCTGGCCAACTGGCGAATCGGCCTGGCCCAGAAACGCTTGCGCGAAGGGCGGTCGATGGCCCTGATCGCCGCCGAGGTGGGCTATGAAAGCCCCTCGGCGCTGGCGCGAACCTTTCGCCGCAAGGTCGGCAGCAGCCCCAGCCAATGGTTGCAGCAAGAGGGCGCCTGA